The Candidatus Methanoplasma cognatum genome contains the following window.
GCTGTTCCGGAGAGTATTCCTTTCTTCAGCGTTCTCTGCGAACTGTCTGACAGCACGGCGTCGTGCGAACCGTGGAACCCTCCTTTCATCTTCACGATGCCTCGTTTGCCTGTGTATCCTCTCGCCAAACGTATGGCGTGCATGGTTGCCTCCGTGCCCGAATTCACCAAACGCACCATCTCTGCGCAGGGCACCCTCTCCGATATCTCGGAGATCAGCTCTTTCTCTTGGGGAGATGGCGCACCGAAGACGGTTCCTTTTTTGGCCTGCTGTTTGACCGCCGACACCACCGAGGGGTGGGAATGGCCCAGTATGAGGGGGCCGTATGCCATGCAAAGGTCGATATAGTCGTTACCGTCAACATCGGTCACGATGCATCCTTTACCTTTTTCAATGTACACCGGGCTGGGTTCAAAGGCTCTGACGGGGCTTGACACTCCTCCCGGCGTGAGTTTTTTCATCACCTGATGATTGCTGAATGATGTTTCCCTGTTCACCGTTTCAGCTCCTTCAGCGCATCTTCGGCGAAGTATGATATTATTATGTCGGCGCCGGCTCTTTTGATCGAAATGAGAGATTCCATCGCCGCCCTGCGTTCGTCTAACCATCCGTTCGCGGCCGCGGCCTTTATCATTGCGTATTCCCCCGATACCTGATAGGCCGCCACCGGAACGGAGAACTCGGCCCTTGCCTGTTTTATCACATCGAGATACGGCATCGCCGGTTTTACCATTATGATGTCGGCGCCTTCTTCGATATCCGTGCGCATCTCCGTCATTGCCTCCCTGGCGTTGGCCGGGTTCATTTGATAGGCCTCCCTTCCGCATCCCGACGGAACGGAATGCGCTATGTCCCTGAATGGGCCGTAGAACGAGCTGCAGAACTTTGCGCTGTATGCCATTATTGAAACGTCCTTATGGCCGGATCCGTCCAGAGCCTCCCTTATATTGGAGACCTGGCCGTCCATCATGCCGCTCGGGGCTACCATCTGCGCTCCCGCATGTGCGAGGGATTCCGCAATCTTTCTGTATTGGATCAGAGTCAGATCATTATCCACCTTTCCGCCGGAAAGTATCCCGCAGTGCCCGTGATCCGTATATTCACACATGCACAGGTCGGCAATGAGAAGCAGGTCGGAGGACGATCCCATTTTTCTTATAGCGTTTTGAACCACGCCATCCTCCGAATATGCGCCGGACCCATCTGGATCCTTGTGCTTAGGTATCCCGAAGAGCATGACCGCATTGATCCCCGATGAGTGAAGCCTTTCGGCGACCTTCGCCGCGTCGCTAAGCGGATATGTCGGAACTCCAGGCATAGAATCCGTATATTTCACGGAATCCAGAGTTTCATCGAAAAACAGCGGCAGCACAAGGTCATCCTTGTGCAGCCTTGTTTCTGTCAGCATCCTGCGGACACTTTCGTCAGAACGTCTGCGTCTCATTCTGTCTTTTGGGAACATCATTTCACCTCCAATCCGAAAAGGTACCTAGCTGCATCAATAACACTGTTTTCCCCGCTGAGAGAAGAGACCCTGAGGTTCTCATAGATCTCTGCGAGCATCTTCGATACGATCGCCCTCGACATGTCCTCGAACACCTCATCGATATCGGCCGAAACGGCCCTCGCTTTTGCTCTGGACAGCTCTTCTTCTCTTACAGCGGCCGCTTTCCTGCTTATTTCCCCGATAACGCGGTTAGCTTTCTCCTCCAGATATTCAGCGTCCATTTTGGCGATCTCGTCTTTCACTATGCGCTCCGCCTCGGATATCTCTGTTCTTCTTCTCATTATATTCTCGGCAGCCACCCCCTGGAGGCTGTCCATCGTCTCCAGCGATACGTTCGAGATATCGTTGACGGCATCATCCACGTTCTTCGGCACCGACACGTCCACAACAAGAAGCGGCCTCTCCCGTTCTCCGGCGGATGTTATCGTTTCCGGAGTGACGATTATGTGAGGGGCCGATGTGGCGACGAACAGGACATCGCTCTTTGACACGGCCGATATCAGGTATTCCCTGCTCAGGGCGGTACCGCCGACCTGAAGCGCCAGGTCCGAGGCCCTTTCAAATGTCCGGCCGGAGACTATCACCAATTGAACGCCCTTATCTGAAAGGCTTTTTCCTATGGCCGCCGCCATGCTGCCCGCACCGAAGATGGTGACGGTCTTACCCTCCAGCCCCCCTGTCCTCTGTTCGGCCAGATCCACGGCCGCACTCCCGACGGAAACGGAACCGGGATTGATCTGTGTCTCGTTCCTTACTCTCTTACCTATGGATAGTGCCCTGTCAAAGAGTTTAGAAAGATATTTGGATACGTGCCCTTCTTCTTTGGCCCGCACGTACGCCTCCCTGACCTGACCCTGAATGTGATTCTCCCCCACGATCAGAGAGTCGAGGCCGCACGACACTCTGAAGAGATGTCTTATCGACGCTTTTCCTTGGTTAATAAAAGGTATGCTCTGGTCTTTTGAACGCGGCACGGTGTTCCTTATGAATGACTCGAACTCCTTTTTTACCGGTTCGGCGTCATCCGTCCCGACGTATATTTCAAAGCGGTTGCATGTTTTCAGTATAACATATTCATTATAGGCCATGGTGTTCTGCAGATATTTGGTGATGTTGGACTCCATCATCTGCGCAACCTCGCTCATGGCTTCGATCCCCGCATCCGTATGCGTCACGTGGAGGCTTATGATCACTTCGGCGCCCCCAGCATTTTAGCTCTTTCCAGAGCGGACGCCGTGTCCCTTTCTCCGGCGAACCTGTTCACTTCAGGGTCGCGGGCGGCCTTTCTTAAATATTCTGAGCGTTCTGCCTGAGTCCCTTTTCCGGCGCACATCTTTCTCAGTTCAGATAAGATATCGAACATGACGTCGAATCTTTCGTCCAGAAAGGCGTCAAGTTCTTCGACCACATAAGGGGGGAAAGCGGGAAGCTTTCCTTCCGATGACACGGATACTGTGTATCTTTCTCTCTTCAGAACGGAAGGCATGACCACATTACCGCCGCCATGGGCGGAATTGACGTAAAGACCCTGACGGAGGGCTTCGTCTCTTACCTCGGAATTCAACGTCATATCGTCCGTCGCCGCTATGATAATATCAAATCCTTTCATCATATCGGATACTTCCGAGACCGTAGTCCTCTTTTTTATCAAAGAGCCGGCTATTTCTTCGATCCCTGGTACGGCGTCCTCTGCGACCACTGTGATATTCGCGCCTCTGAAGTGCGTACATTTCCGCAGAGCGACATTTCCGCCGCCCACCACGAGCACTTTAAGACCTTCTGGTGAGATTAACAAAGATATCATCTATATGGCGCCCCCTTTCTGCCTGAATCTGCGAGAATATGCTCTTTGAAACCAGTCTGCATGAATCTGCCCCGTACCATGCTTATCCTCTTGGATTATCCATCCAATGAACACTTCTCACTTATAAGAACATATTGGATTATTTATCCAGCGTGCCTGTCTGATGAAAAAATTGCTTACGTCTTAGTGCGTGAGCCGCGTGGGCAGAAGACCAACAATAACATATTAATTATTGGATGTATGTGCCAAGTTATTGCTATCACAGATTATGCGTTCCCGCCAGAACCTGAGTTGCGGCTTGCGCCTATATGTTAGCTGTAGCTGGAAAGATCCCCCGCATAAAAGTATTACATATACGCGCGGAGGTACACATACATTATCACTAACAGCACGCCCAGCATAACTAAACGTATGAGGATTCTGACGATTACCCTTTTTAGAAACGACATCCTATCCTCACTTGAATTAATTAACGCATATTAAAAACATCACAACGTTCCAGCGTTAGCATAGACCGGGGCGCCTCTTCGACCTTTTTGAAGGCGGTGGCCGGCAGTCTCTTTTCGTGATCTATGCATCCGTATGCGCCGCATTCCAACATGAATGCGGCCTGCGGCAGCGCGACGGATCTACTGGACCTGCGGATCGTCTTCGACCATGCGGCAGAGAACATATATGAAAGCTGAACCGTCAGTTGAACATCTGATCGTCGAGGTGCTCATTCTCAAAGTAATACTGCGACCTCTCCTTCTGCGCGCTGGAAACGTCTTTCGACATCCCTTTCATGTAGGAACCGTACCTTTCCCTGATCTGGTCCTCCACGGGCCTGGACCTCTTCCTTGCCTCTTTGATCAGATCGGCGGTTATCAGCGGCGCTTTTTCCATCACCGCGATGTCGCCCGCTGCTCTGATAAGGCCTCCGAGCTCTCTCAGCCTAAGTGTGAGCGAGTTGAGCTGGTTGTCGGACCTCGCGCGGGTCTTTCCCTCTGCGATGATCTCTTCCACCGCATCGATGGTAGCGTGAGGTATGCGGCCGTCCATCATCACTTCCTGAGCTACGAATTGAGCGTACTTTGCGCGGTTACGGGAGCTGTCAGGCATCGCTGTGTCCACCAGCACCTCATACCCGCCTCCTATTATCCTCGACCTAAGAGGGGAGAGGATGTTCTCCAGATCTTGGATGTTGCAAGCGGCCACCAGAATGAAATCGCAGGGTACATCGTCAACCTTGACGCTTGCGCCCGCCGACTGGGGATTGCGCCCTACAATGGGGAACTTCTTCTCCTGCATAGCGGTCAGAATGAACCGCTGCAGGTTCCCGAGATGGGATACCTCATCGATGAAAAGCACACCCTCATGGGCTTCATGGATGGACCCGGCGGTGACCCTCTCATACGAGGGGGTTCCGAGTTTTTCATGGCCTCCGTAAGGGTCGTGCCTGACATCGCCTAGCAGTTCGGTCTCGGACGCGCCGGTAGCAAGAACGAAAGGATTCCTGTTCAGTTTTACAAGCACCTTCTGGTTGGATTTCTTGTTCAGCTGATTCCTCTTGTGGAGGGCTTTGCCGTCAAGTCTCCTGATGTGGTCTCCCGCTCTCTCGAAGACCACCGTCTCCTCCGTCCCGTCGGACAGTATACGGGTGGTGTTCACCCTTTCCCTTCCGGTGACCACGCCCTGAGGCATTGCCGCTTCCAGCATTCCGCTGAGCAGGTCCCCGAAAGGGTTTGAGTTGGATCCCATCTCGATCTTGCTTTTGTTGCAGAAAGGACAGTTCACATCATACGGGAGCGAGTATTTCCCGCATGCTTTGCATATATAGCCCAGCCTCTCTGCGACGTTCTTGGGCGCCTGATCTGGTTCCAGGAGCTGGCCGACCGACTCGGCGCGAATATCGTCCTCATCATGCACCTGCCCTTCGTCAAGTATCTCAAGGAACGGCCTTTCGGGGTTCTCGGGATTCCTGACCACCCTTACCTCCTGCTTCGGTTTGGGGAGATTCATCGAGAGAGCCCTTGCTATCATGGACTTCCCGGTACCGGGCGGCCCCACGAGCATAAGGTGTCTGCGCTGTATGGCGGCGATCTTCGCCAGATGTATGGCCTCTTCCTGGCCGAGGACACGGTCCAGTGGATCAGAGGGGATGAGTATGTCCTCTGTGCTCTTTATCCCCTCGATGTCTTCCCATGATTCCGCCGCTCTTTTGCCTTTCATTTTATCTGCTCTCAGTATAGGTCTTCTTTGGTAAAGATTGTGGTCTCGGCAGGCATCTTTGTGATGTTGCCTTTGCGTGTCCCCACGATCGTCTTGATCCCTCTTTCGACGGAAACATCCAGTATCCTTTGTGAGATAACGCCGTCAAAGACTATCACGGCTATCCCTTCTGAATCTTCTTTGAGCGAGTTCACCAGGTTCTTCACCGCTATCTCTTTTATAACGGAGTTATCCTCCGAGAGGAGTTTGGCGTTGTGCGTGGATGACATATCCAGCAGCATATCTCTGAACGCTTCCTGTTCCGGGGACAGTGTCTTTGTGTTCCTGTCCTTCTTCCCGCGGAGTGTCCTCGCAGGTTTTCCGGCGTCGTCGTCATGTTGTTTTGATGGACGGCCCTTTTTCGGCTTTTCATCCTGATCCTCACGGTGGGCGGGAGGGGCTTCGGTCCACTGCGTGGTCTCTTTGCCTTTTCTAGGTTTTTCTTCCTCAGGCTCGTCGTGCTCGACTTCTTTGACCTCTTCGGCAGGCTCCTCTTCGGCAGGCTCCTCGACCTTCTTCTTGAACCTCTCGACATTTTCGCTATTGAACCTCTCGCGGCCTTTTCTCCCGTTGTCTTGATCGTCCTCGCGCAGTCTTTTCTTATCATTGCGGTCTCTTCTGTTCCTCTCGTCGCGGATCTTCCTTGACCTGTCTTCTTCCTCGGAGGAGGGAGAAGATGAAGCGGGAGGGGATAACGAAAGAGGAGGGGATAACGGAATGACGGAGGTCTCCTTCTCCTCCGCAGCAGCTACGGTGATGCCGTTCATCTCCATGTACTGGTCGCCGGGGATCTTGTTGCGCAGGCATTTAACCAGCTGTTTGGTCGAAAGCTCCTCAACCTCGTGCGCACGAGGTGCACGGGCCACGAAGTCTATCTCGGAGGTCTGGAAAAGTTCCCTGAGGATCAGCTCCCCTCCTCTGTCGCCGTCGACGAACGCCGTCGTGACCTTCTCTCTGGAGAGATCCTGCACCGTCTTAGGGATGTTGGTCCCTTCCACTGCGATAGCGTTCTTGATGCCTGCTTTCAGGAGGTTGAGGACATCCGATCTCCCTTCCACGATAATTATCGTTTCCGAATCCTTCACTCCTGGTCCGGCGGGACATTTGTCCTTTCCGTACGTGGTGATCTCCTCTACCTGTATGCTCTGCCTTATGCTCTGAGTAAGGTCCGCCGAGGACCCCTTTGATTGGCTTATCAGCTCATTCAAGAGTTCTTTTGCGCGCTCGACCACTTTCTCTCTCTTGATCACGCGGACGTCCTCTATTCCGAGAACTCTTATACCCGCTTTGCACGGCCCGACCCTGTCGATGGTCTCAAGGGATGACGCTATTATAACCGTCTCCACCTGGTCCAGGCTTGACGAGATGTATATTATCCCCTCCGACTTTCCGCCTTTGGAAACTATCTCTACCTCTATCCTCCCTATCCTGCCGGTCTTCTGAAGATCCCTCAGGTCAAGGTCCTCTCCCAAAAGCCCCTCTGTCTGTCCGAAGATCGCCCCGACGACGTCAGGTTTCTCGACGACGCCGTCTGCGGTGATCTTTGCTTTTATCATATATTTTGTTGTGTTTGGATCTATGTTCATTTGTAAACCCTCCATTGGGTCGGGAAAAACCATACTTCCTGCTCTGCTGTGCGCTCACACTCCGTTCTTTCCGCAATGGAGTGCTTTCTTTCCCATCCTATTACTGTCCCTTATGAGCCCGCAGGGCCGTTCCCTTGGGGCGCTTTGATGACCTATCGTCCTCGGACGATGTTTATCGTGATAGTGATTCAGTGAACAGGGAATTAGTGATTCCCATGAGCCGTGTATGTGTGTTTTTATATATAAAAGAGATTACGCGCTTTCTAATTACACAATCCGTGAAGAACCGAGACTCCTTTATCCGCAGCGTTCCTCAGATGTATTTCCTGTCATAGAGCAGCGCCGCGTTCAGGACGACCAGAACGGAACCTGCGTTATGAACCAATGCGCCCGTGACGGGGTTAAGGAGGGCGAACATGGAAAGTATGACCGCTACGGCGTTGATGGACATGGAAATTGCAATATTGAATCTGATCAGCCTGACCGTTGCGTTGGATAAGCGTTTCAGGTACGGGATCTTCGCTATGTCGTCGCCCATGAGCGCAATGTCGGCAGCTTCGATGGCTATGTCGCTGCCCATGCTCCCCATCGCTACTCCCACGTCCGCTGCTTTAAGGGCGGGAGCGTCATTCACTCCGTCGCCTATCATGCATACGCAGCGGCCTTCATCCTGCATCTTTTGTATCAGCTCTACCTTTTGGGCGGGGATCAATTCCGCATGAACGGCCTCTATGCCGACCTTTTCCGAAAAGTGGTTCGCTGCCTGCCTGTTATCGCCGGTCAGAAGAACGACCTCAGCATCCGCTTCTTTAATTTCCCTGACCATGTTCTCCGCAGTTTCCCGCAGCGTATCTGAGAGTGCGATGATGCCTATGCATCTGCCGTCCAGCGAAACAAGTATCGTTGCTTTCCCTTGACTGTGGAGCCGCTCCAGAGGGCCGGCGGCTGCGTCCGGATCGATGCCGTTCTCCCGCAGAAATGAAACGTTCCCGCAGAGAACGGCCCTGCCGTACATATCTGCGCTTATTCCCCTTCCGGGCATCATTTTGAAATTGTCTATGGGATGCATCCGTATCCCCTGCCTCTTCGCATGTGCTGCTACCGCCTTGCCGAGAGGGTGTTCCGAAAAGGCTTCGGCCGATGCGGCGACCGCTAACAATTCTTTACCGCTCACGGCTGTATCAAGCGGGACAGCATCGCTGACTACGAGACTGCCGTACGTGAGCGTTCCTGTTTTATCAAACGCGACGGTGTCCACCTTTCCCATGCGTTCCAGAGCGTCTCCGGATTTGATAACGACCCCATGTTTCGTAGCTTGTCCGACCGCCGCCATTATGGCTGCCGGCGTGGAAAGGACGAGGGCGCAGGGGCAGAATACGACCAGTATCGTTACTGATCTTGTGATATCCCCGGTGACGAAATATGTAGCGAGAGCTATCAAAGATACCAACGGGACCAGCCATGACGCCCATTTGTCGGCGATGCGCTGCATGGGCGCTTTGTTGTCCTCGGCCTCCCGGACCAAACGGATAAGCTTCTGAAGGGAGGAGTCCTCGCCTACTTTCATCGCTTTTATATCAACAGACCCAAACAGATTGACCGTTCCGCAGAACACCTCGTCGCCGACCCCTTTGTCAACGGGCAGGGATTCGCCAGTGATGATCGACTGATCGATCGAAGTATTGCCGAAGAGGATCCTGCCGTCCACCGGCACAGCCTCGCCGGGAAGGATTCGAAGAATGTCACCTTCTATGACGTCTTCGATCCGCACCATCTCTTCAAAACCTTCTCTGACAACGCGCCCGTTTTGCGGCGCCAGTCCGATAAGCTGTTTGATGCCTTTCTTTGCCCGTTCCACTGTTTTATCTTCCAGTATGGCGCCGATGGCCATTATGAACGCGACCTCTCCCGCCGCAAAGATCTCGCCGATGAAAACCGCGGCGGTCACTGCGATGGATATAAGTAACGCGGAAGATATCTTGCTGAGGCCATCGTTGTAAATGATCCGCCAAACGGCGAGATAGAAAAGCGGATACCCGCATACCGCGATCGTTACCCATGCCGGGTCGATCGGCAGGGATGTTTTTGTTAGTATGAGTGCCAGGCTGATTGCGAGGAATATCCCGGCCGCGATCGTCATCGGCAGACCGGAAAGGAACTCGAATATCTTCCTCGTAAGCGGGACTTTGATCTGTTCCTTCTTCGGATCTGGAATTGTTCCTTGCGGTATGCGGTTTACTTCTGTCAAGAGTTCACTGCCGTTCTTCTGTCTTTATATTCACGCCATGCAAGGCGACGTCCGACAGCTTATGTTGAAGGACGTGGCTGAGCGACGCATCGAGATAGAGTGTCGAATCTTTTCCGCCGATGACCTCCTCTATGCATCTTTCTATGGCATTGAACCTCAATTCCACTGCGATGTCTTTGCTTTCGGCGAATGAACGGGACATGCTCCCGTACACGCCTATGCGCCCGTGCGTCTCACCCTCATACCCGGGCCTCATTACGAAAAGCGTTCCGGGTTCTATGTTCTGACGTATGTTCATCAGAGTGGTCGTCATCGTTCTTCCGTATACGCTGTCCTTAACATTCTCTTTCATGAACTCATTTAGTTTGTGGATCATCGGGACCGAGAGCCCCGCCTTATCAAGCACATCCTTCATAGAGAACACCTCAAAGGGCGTTCCCTGTGCGAGTACCTCTCCGTCAAAAAGAACAATCACCAGGTCCGCCCACGAATATGCGGTTTCGATATCATGCGTAGATATTATGACCGTGGAACCGCTCATGTTGACCTCATCTGCTATCTCATAAAGGCGGTACACCATTTCAGGGTCCAGACCGGCGGTGGGTTCGTCCATTATCAATACCTTCGGGTACATCGCCAGCGCGCTGGCCACGGCCACTCTCTTCCTCTGGCCGAATGACAGATGGTGTATCGGCCTTGAACGCTCCTCTTCCATCCCCACCATTTTCAGAGCATCTTTAACCCTCTTACGGATCTCATCCAGAGGAAGATCGAGGTTGAAGGGGCCGAAGGCCACATCATCCTCGACTATCACGTTGAATATCTGATCGTCTGGATTCTGCGTTACGAACGTGACCTCTTTTCTAAGGCCAAGCAGTCCTTTCTTTGTGTGCTCGACCTTGTTCGAATTGTACTCCACCTCTCCCTCGGTCGGTTTCAGTATGCCATTGAAATGCATGAAAAGCGTGCTTTTACCGGCGCCGTTGGGCCCTATAAAAGCGACCTTGCATCCTGTCGGGATTTTGACGGACACATTCTTCAGGGCCTGTTTCCCGCCCTCATACCTATAGCTAAGGTTCTTTGTTTCAAGTATCGTTTCTTTCTCGTTATCCAATTAATAACACTCCTTCCTGCAGCGCGATAAAAAATATTACGGAGGCGCATACCAAGGCCGCGCAGAACGCTGTTGCCGCTTTGCTTTTTTTGTTGAAAGATGAAAGGGTTTGGAACTCCCCCCTGTAATTCCTGCATTGCAATGCGACCTGGCCTTTTTCAGCCGTATCCAGGGACCGCATGAAAACACCGACCGCCAGTCTTGCCGTGGTGTTCATGCTTCTCCTGTATCCTGAATAGCCAAACTTGCATTCAGCGGCAAGGTGCATGCTCTCCGCGGTCTCCATAAGGAGGAAAGTGTAGCGGTATATCAGAACGAGCAACTCCACGAAAACATCCGGGAACCGAAGTTTCCTCAATGCGTCGGCGAGGTGCGGAACCGGCGTGGAGACCGCGAAGGAGTACAGCAGAAGAAGCGCGGCGGTAGATCTTGCATACACCAGTGTGGCGAACGAAACGCCTGCGTCCGTGAAGTTGATCGTTATGCCTATTTTCACCGATGCGACCGACACCCCCGGTGTTACGATCGCAAAAATGACGGCGCTTATTATTATGAGTACCTGAGCATAGACAAAGAGTTTCATTAAAGTAACAGGCGGCCTTAGTCTGGAGCCGTAAAGGAATAGGGACAGCCCTATCACAAATGCGAAAACAGGCATCCATATTATTTTCGAAGCGATGTCCAGCACTAGCAGTGAAAGTATGAGAAAAAGTTTGGCCAGCGGAGACCAGCGAAGCATAGGGCTCCTGTACGCCGCCGTATCCACCGAATTGAACTCACTGCTGTGCTCTTCGCTCATGTGCTTTCCAGCGGCTCCTCGGCCTTTTCACGTTTTCTTTTTTGGAAGGCATGCACAATATACGCAAGTATCAGGATGCCGATCGCTGTTTGGATGAGGAATAGAATGGTCAGATGAGACTCGCTGAATTGTATAAAGTTCTCTATCCATGGCGTATAATCGGGATTAAGATCCAATATCGCATCCGCACCGGCATCGTCCGCACCCCCCACATCCCTGAAGAACGCAAAGAAATATGCAAGCAGTATCATGGCGGCGGAGACGGCGGCAAAGCAAACGAGCATAAGACGGGTCTTTGTCTTGTAAGTAAAGATACTGATCTTATCTTTTGTTTCATCGCTCAGTATGCCTCTGGACTGACGGACCGATGTGTCGAATCCTATGCCTTTGACAAGGTCGGGCCTGATGTCGGCGAGGTACTTGAAGAAGAACACGAATAGTGCTCCTTCCGCTATGGCGATGGGTATCTGTGTGGTCGCGAATATCCCGAAGAACGTGGCATACGTTTGAGCGAACGACGATATGTCCGCATGCGGAACTATCAGCGTGAGCTGTAACGCGGTCACAAGGTATGTTACTATGTCTGCGACAAAAGCGACCGAAAAAACCGTTATGACGGGGTTGACGTTCATTTTCCTGAGATATTTGAATAGGTAATATGCAGCAAACGGTCCGGCGATGCCCATCGAGAATACGTTAGCCCCCAGCGTCGTGAATCCGCCGTGAGCTAAGAATGTCCCCTGGAACAACAGAACTATAGTACATATGATCACAGTGATCCACGGTCCGGAAAGCATCACCGACAGCCCGGTGCCTGTGGGATGCGATGATGAGCCTGTGACGGAAGGTATTTTCAGTGAAGAAAGGATGACGACGAACGCCCCCGACAGTGCGAGCGACAGTTTCTTTTCGGGGTGTTCGGTCAGGAATTTTCTCAGCGCCCTTATCCCCCATATCCAGAACGGTATGGCGACCAGTGTCCAGAATATTGCCCAGGGAAGCGGCAGGAACCCCTCCATTATGTGCATTGTTCACACTCTCCTTTTCTTTTGGTTTTCTTTGGGTAATAATTGGACATATAATCCAATTTGTTAGATGGGTTTCTTCTTTTCATATTGCATTCTCCAAGCACTTTACCAGTCTTTGACCCCTCATCCATCCATAATATAAGGTGGATGTATACTCCAATGTAAACTATATCACGCTCTGTGATATTTAATCCTGCTGTATCTCTGGGTCCTTCTCGAGTTCGCGCAGAAAAGGTTTAGACCTTATGTCAGGTGTGCGGGTTTTAACAAAATATTATGGATTTGAGGTCATTATATTCTAAAAACGGATATAAAAACCATGTTTGAGATTGAAATAGCTAAGGTGATGCGGGAGCTGGCCCCCCTCACACCTTTTCAAGCCTTTTGAGCATCTTCACAGCGGCGTCCACCACATCCCTTCCCTTCTCGATACGGTCCATCGCCTGGAGCTGCGTCATATCCGGCCCTGTTATTCCGAATGCGACCGGCTTGCTGTATTCCAGCTGGAGATCCGCGACAAGTCTGGACGCCTGCGCGATGACCACTTCATCATGCTTCGTCTCCCCCTTTATGACCGCTCCGATGGTTATGACCGCATCGACGTCGGTCCTCTCAAGCAATGCTTTCACCGCCAGCGGTATCTCGTAGACGCCGGGGACCATTATGGTCTTTACTATCTCAACCCCGAGGAACTCCGCTTCGGATCTCGCCCTCTCTATCATCATGGATGTGATGTCGAAGTTGAACTCCGCCGCCACCATTCCTAATTTATATGCTTTCATTTTCTCACCTTTGTTTTACCGGACCTTCGTCCGCAAACCCCTGTCTCTGTCCTGTGCCTGCATTACGCCTCAGCCTGTCCGGTCTGAAAAGCAGATCGTAGACATTTACCGCATGTTCCCTGGTCCTGCTTTCGGCCAGGGAAGCTAATCCGCCGTCGTCTCCCGCCTCGTCTGCATGGACGAAGACCTCGATTATATGCGTATTGGTCATAAGCTGCGCCCTGATCAGCCCTGTGGAGGCCTCGTGGGCGCACATCTTGTCCTTTTCCTCGGGCCCCGGCATCCCCAGGGCCATGACTATATCGCATCCTTTCTTTTCGATCAGTATCTTACAGGCGACCGGCAGGTCCTTCACCCCGGGGACGGTGTACCTCTCTATCCTGAACCCGGTGCCTGTCCTTTCAAGCTCATTTA
Protein-coding sequences here:
- a CDS encoding cation-translocating P-type ATPase, with protein sequence MTEVNRIPQGTIPDPKKEQIKVPLTRKIFEFLSGLPMTIAAGIFLAISLALILTKTSLPIDPAWVTIAVCGYPLFYLAVWRIIYNDGLSKISSALLISIAVTAAVFIGEIFAAGEVAFIMAIGAILEDKTVERAKKGIKQLIGLAPQNGRVVREGFEEMVRIEDVIEGDILRILPGEAVPVDGRILFGNTSIDQSIITGESLPVDKGVGDEVFCGTVNLFGSVDIKAMKVGEDSSLQKLIRLVREAEDNKAPMQRIADKWASWLVPLVSLIALATYFVTGDITRSVTILVVFCPCALVLSTPAAIMAAVGQATKHGVVIKSGDALERMGKVDTVAFDKTGTLTYGSLVVSDAVPLDTAVSGKELLAVAASAEAFSEHPLGKAVAAHAKRQGIRMHPIDNFKMMPGRGISADMYGRAVLCGNVSFLRENGIDPDAAAGPLERLHSQGKATILVSLDGRCIGIIALSDTLRETAENMVREIKEADAEVVLLTGDNRQAANHFSEKVGIEAVHAELIPAQKVELIQKMQDEGRCVCMIGDGVNDAPALKAADVGVAMGSMGSDIAIEAADIALMGDDIAKIPYLKRLSNATVRLIRFNIAISMSINAVAVILSMFALLNPVTGALVHNAGSVLVVLNAALLYDRKYI
- a CDS encoding ATP-binding cassette domain-containing protein; the protein is MDNEKETILETKNLSYRYEGGKQALKNVSVKIPTGCKVAFIGPNGAGKSTLFMHFNGILKPTEGEVEYNSNKVEHTKKGLLGLRKEVTFVTQNPDDQIFNVIVEDDVAFGPFNLDLPLDEIRKRVKDALKMVGMEEERSRPIHHLSFGQRKRVAVASALAMYPKVLIMDEPTAGLDPEMVYRLYEIADEVNMSGSTVIISTHDIETAYSWADLVIVLFDGEVLAQGTPFEVFSMKDVLDKAGLSVPMIHKLNEFMKENVKDSVYGRTMTTTLMNIRQNIEPGTLFVMRPGYEGETHGRIGVYGSMSRSFAESKDIAVELRFNAIERCIEEVIGGKDSTLYLDASLSHVLQHKLSDVALHGVNIKTEERQ
- the cbiQ gene encoding cobalt ECF transporter T component CbiQ, coding for MSEEHSSEFNSVDTAAYRSPMLRWSPLAKLFLILSLLVLDIASKIIWMPVFAFVIGLSLFLYGSRLRPPVTLMKLFVYAQVLIIISAVIFAIVTPGVSVASVKIGITINFTDAGVSFATLVYARSTAALLLLYSFAVSTPVPHLADALRKLRFPDVFVELLVLIYRYTFLLMETAESMHLAAECKFGYSGYRRSMNTTARLAVGVFMRSLDTAEKGQVALQCRNYRGEFQTLSSFNKKSKAATAFCAALVCASVIFFIALQEGVLLIG
- a CDS encoding energy-coupling factor ABC transporter permease yields the protein MHIMEGFLPLPWAIFWTLVAIPFWIWGIRALRKFLTEHPEKKLSLALSGAFVVILSSLKIPSVTGSSSHPTGTGLSVMLSGPWITVIICTIVLLFQGTFLAHGGFTTLGANVFSMGIAGPFAAYYLFKYLRKMNVNPVITVFSVAFVADIVTYLVTALQLTLIVPHADISSFAQTYATFFGIFATTQIPIAIAEGALFVFFFKYLADIRPDLVKGIGFDTSVRQSRGILSDETKDKISIFTYKTKTRLMLVCFAAVSAAMILLAYFFAFFRDVGGADDAGADAILDLNPDYTPWIENFIQFSESHLTILFLIQTAIGILILAYIVHAFQKRKREKAEEPLEST
- the ribH gene encoding 6,7-dimethyl-8-ribityllumazine synthase produces the protein MKAYKLGMVAAEFNFDITSMMIERARSEAEFLGVEIVKTIMVPGVYEIPLAVKALLERTDVDAVITIGAVIKGETKHDEVVIAQASRLVADLQLEYSKPVAFGITGPDMTQLQAMDRIEKGRDVVDAAVKMLKRLEKV
- the ribC gene encoding riboflavin synthase, encoding MKTIGVADTTFARFDMASAAINELERTGTGFRIERYTVPGVKDLPVACKILIEKKGCDIVMALGMPGPEEKDKMCAHEASTGLIRAQLMTNTHIIEVFVHADEAGDDGGLASLAESRTREHAVNVYDLLFRPDRLRRNAGTGQRQGFADEGPVKQR